Part of the Lolium rigidum isolate FL_2022 chromosome 6, APGP_CSIRO_Lrig_0.1, whole genome shotgun sequence genome, GTATTCCATTTGGCACATTCACTATTATCATGAACTGTATTTCTCCACACCTAACCTCTCATTGCATTCATCCTTTTATATAATTAGTATTAACCACTGCATTAGTTTACTTCCAGTTCTAGTAATAGTAGTTATAAACCATTATCAAATATCGCTACTCTAGCAACTTATAGAATAGCTATTTCCGCCACGGGGTAGAGTGAATACAATTCTGCAGAGCTCGTAAGAGACGATACATACTGGGAGATACTTGTCACTATTAGTACTACAATAGCCCTATTGTTGATCCAGGTTAAACCCATTATTGTTTGCGTAGGAAAACCAGCTCACCAGTACGTACATCGTGAGATCGGGATGCTCAAGTGATGGACACCGAAAGTCAACTCCACCCGGCCGAGAGAGAAACAACGAACGGGGGGTGGGGCTCTCCGCTAATGCCCCACATGCTCGACTTCTCACCCAACTGCCTAGCCCAGACGGAATTGGTCGCATGCTTGGATGGAGCGTAAAGGGGATAAGGAACGAGATCACAATGTAGGTTCCCACTCACATGCTAATTAATCACTTCTTACTACATTAAGACTGTGCGGAGGCGTTAATGTTGTTTGACCAAGTAGACATGTCTCAAGTGCGAAAGGGGTGTGCAACTACCCTTATGGGTAGCTAGTTTCTTCCGAAGGCACCATATCGGGAACCAAATAGGACACTGCTGATAATCCTTCGGAGAATCGACCTCCGGATCGACAACTTGACATGTGTATTTTTTTACCATGGTTTTAAAAAAGAGATGAGGACATCCGTGGTCCACACCGCTTCGTCATCCTCCCCTTTTCCTTTGTCCTCATCTCTCTCACCCACAAACGACGCCCCCGGTCTCCCTACAGCTGCCCCCCACCTAGCACCGCCCGCAGCCACCAACGCCATGCCAACTCCGGCCTGCAGTTCTGCCGTCCCTCCTTGCAGCACCATCACCCATGAGCTGGCAGCACCGCCTTTAGGgttcatctccttgtagaaccaCCATGCCCACGCCGTCGAGCGAAGGTACGCCGAGAACTCACTAGCCACCGCCGGTAGCACCGCCAACCCCCGATGGTAGCACCTATGGCCGCTAGTCGTAGCACCATCGCCCTCCCATGGTAGCACCGCAACACACGTATGGTAGCATCAGCATCCGCCGTCCGCCGCCGAGAGCACCACCGCTCCGCCGGCAGCACCACCTCCTGCTGCATGTAGCTCCGCCAGAGGGCCTTGCAGCATATGGGTGGCCCTTTGCAGCTCAAACGGCAGGCCTTTGCATCGCCGACCATGGTCCTTCGTAGCTCCGGCGTCGGCAGGACTTGCATGTAGTGGCTGCGAGAGACACGGACATCCGGAGGAAACACAtcgttttccaaccaaatagcacttATAGGGCACCAAATTTTTTTTTATCGAGAACTGTCGCACAAGATGATGCACAATAGGGCACACAATGTTATTGTTGATACACAATTGCATACATATTGAAACAGCCGACCTAAAcagttaactggttgtgcctggcaatgtccttatTGAAGTctttgttttgagagcgaagactatcttcagggtgaaaaccaaagatctttgatcggacgacgatggcgctggtgcactgttcccttcttggaggcgtcgcttttgaagagtctgattttcaggtgttgtcttggtggtggttgtattactgttgctagggctgcgatgctgtagcgggacttttatttcttagttttctctttctctttttttggctgtgtgcatccgtaatgttttagggcattgcgttgttgcagagaataggtgtaattggtatccttCGATAttgatatattccctttatcgaaaaaaattgaAACAGCCGGCCAAAAAGTTTGCATCACCTTAGCCCAAAATATAGGGCTGCCCTAATTTTTTTGGGGGCAAAATATAGAGATGGGGCGCCCGTTGAAGATTTGTTTTTGTCTAAACGACCAACAaatgtgaaaaagaaagaaaaccacCCAATCATGTGCTGCAAAATAGAGTCCTCACCAAACATGCGCGATGCGCAGCTATTGGCGACCAACCCCGCGCCATGTCAGCTCCGCCAAAACCCGAGGTGCCAACCCAACCCGACCCAACCTACCGCGCCGGAGGGGGCCGTCCCCTTCCTCACCTCACCTCCcgccctccctctccccttcctACCGTCACCTTCTACCTACCACCTCCGCCCCCAACACctcctgctcctctccttccagCCCGGCACGTCTCCTATTCTGAAATCCCAATCCGGAGATCCCAATTCCACTTTCTAGGTCGGTCATAGCGGGGGCGGCCAGCCATGGAGCTCAAGGCTGTATCCAGGACGGAGGCGCTGCCCGCGGCCCGGCACGGCGCGCAGGGCCCCAGCGGCGTCGCCTTCGGGTCGGCCGGGAGGAAGGCGCCGCCGCGGCGGCCGCTGCTCGCCGCCACCAACAACTCCGTCACCCCCGTGGCCAGGTATGTGTGGCTTCCTCTGTTCTCGCTGTACCGATTCCCCGTTCGCTGGTTGTCCCCTAGTTTGTGTTTAGTTCATGCGCCGACCATCTATTGGGATGTATTTCTTGGCCGGGGGTTGGTGATGTAGAGTTTGCCATATGTACTTCGAGGTACTAATTGTATGCATGACTTTAGCTATAAAATGTTCGAGCTTGATTTTGTTTGATATCAAGTTGATGATTGAGTTGATCCCCTAGCTGCCGTCTGGTTTGACTCGAGATCTCCTAACAAGAGGGACTTAATTATGCTGTACCTTCTGCTTGACTGACAGCCTCTTAACTTGATTCTAgcctttttgtttgtttgtttgagaTAGCTTATCACGTGTACCACGCCATGGATTGTGGCCTTGTAAGGATTATTATATTTCTTCTTTTTTCTAGTTGCAACCGGCACGGGAAGCTCTGCCTTTCCATTAACAAGATTCTTATTGCAGCCTCTTGCGTTACTTCCACCAAAGTATTATATCATTGAGCCTTAACCTGAGGTCTTCAGTCTTCACACTGAAACTCCAATAAATCTCGGTGAATTGCTTACTTTGACCAAATGTCTTAGTGGCTAAGGCTCACCTAACTGTGTTGAAACTTGCTACAAACGTATGTGCAACCCTGACCAGGGTGTTGACATTGACTTATACTACTGTGGATGGATTAACCTGGTTAACCTTCTATGGTGCTTCTGCACACAAAAAAAAGTTCTTTGTTAGACCTTAAGGAACTGATTGCTTTTCTTACCGGTGTACTTTTTCCAGGGCGGAGAAGCAGAGGGTAGATCAAAGTGAAATATTGACCCTGGACAGTGTTCACACTGAAATTCCAGTAAACAGTGAATTGCTTACTTTCACCAAATGTCTTAGTGGCTAAGGCTCACCTAACTGTGTTGAAACTTGCTACAAACGTATGTGCAACCCTGACCAGGGTATTGacattttttttgcgggtattGACATTGACTTATAACTACTGTGGATGGATTAGCCTGATTAACCTTCTATGGTGCTTCTGcacaaaaaaaaaagttctttGTTAGACCTTAATGAACTGATTGCTTTTCTTACCGGTATACTTTTTCCAGGGCGGAGAAGCAGAGGGTAGATCAAAGTGAAATATTGACCTTGGACAGTATCAGAAACACTTTGATTAGACTAGAAGACAGCATCATATTCGGTCTTCTGGAGAGAGCACAGTACTGTTACAATGCTGATACATATGATAGCCATTCTTTCCATGTGGATGGATTCGGGGGCTCTTTGGTCGAATTCATGGTTACAGAAACTGAGAAGCTACATGCAAAGGTGGAGCACCTTGCAATTAGAAATGGAACTGATCATGATATTCCAGAAAAAAAAGGCATATGCTGATATTTTGTGTGTAGGTTGGGAGATACAAGAGCCCAGATGAGCACCCATTCTTCCCGGAAGATCTACCCGAGCCACTTTTGCCGCCTATCCAGTATCCAACGGTAATTCAAATTTCAAGCTTTCTTGGATGTCAAATGCTTCACTTGTAGTCTTTGTACTATGCTTCTGCTTTCCATTGTTAGCATTCATTTCAATTTCATCGGAAAATAGGAGCTCTGTAACTTCTATCAAGCTTGTTGATGTTCTTGGCAATCCATTTGGAGCCAACATCTATTATATTGAATGTGGAATATAATCATCTACTGAAAGGATCACATCTCTAGTATGTACCGTTCTTGTTGATACAATTTTGGATGGATTCTTATGTTGTCCTTGTCATTTGCCTAGGTTCTGCATCCCATTGCTGATTCCATTAATATCAACAAAGAGATTTGGAAAATGTATTTTGATGAAGTTCTTCCAAGACTAGTGAAAGAAGGAAGTGACGGCAATTCTGGATCGAGTGCTCTTTGTGACACGACCTGCTTGCAGGTACTACACTAGATTAATACCTCAGTCAGATAATCATTGTAAATCACTTTTAATATGCCACAACTTTCATTCACTAAGAATAGGTCATGTCATTACCATGTTTTGCAAGATTTTTTGTTAGATGTCATTTTTTGTAGATTGGGTTGATGTAGTGGCTCCTGGCATTTCTGTGTATACACTTTTCTCATCCGTCTTTCCACCATTGTTCTTTTTCAGGCACTCTCTAAAAGAATCCACTACGGGAAGTTTGTGGCAGAGGCCAAGTTTCAAGAGTCCCCCGAAGATTACAGGCGTGCAATAATAGCTCAGGTCTGTGCTCTTATGCTTTGAGAGGGGTAACACTGTCATACATTTTTTGACGCTTACAGAGTTTCTGACAGACCATGACAATTTGATCCCATTGTGGGAACGACTAATTTGTGGGGTGGCCATTTCAGGACGGTGATCAGCTAATGCAGCTCCTCACCTATGAGacggttgagcgtgcaattgaacaTAGGGTGGAAACCAAGGCCAAAATATTTGGGCAAGAGGTGAATATAGGAGCGGAAGCCAAGGGCTTGCCACCTGTCTACAAGATCAGACCCAGCTTGGTCGCTGGACTGTACAGCAACAGGATTATGCCGCTAACCAAGGACGTCCAGGTAGCATACCTGCTAAGGAGGTTGGACTGAGCGTTCACTACTTTGCACTGCCTACTCCGTTCGCTTTCCGGGCATCAATAACTAGGCACAAGACCGCCATAGGCATATTCATTTTGGGACTCGCTGGAAGAGCATATATTTATAATGTGTTAATTGTATCTccatattttgtatcacaatagcaAAAGGAATCATCATGTGGTGGTGTAATGGCATATGATTCAATTGCTTGGTGTTTGCACAGCTTAGAATCTCATGGCCTTAGGCAATATGTGCTGTTTCGCTAGCATGTTTCCAATATGTTGGTATCAAGCTGATACAAAGTACACCTGGCCTATGTAACAACACAATGTTAACATCTAATCAAGGCATTCAAAAATCAAAGAAGAGCAACAAAGGACATGGCATGATATGTCATGCCGAAACGAAATGTAGCCACAGGCAACATCTGCCACCATCGTTGACAACACTCAGAGAAAGGTTTTCCAAAAGCAATGTCCAGACAATAAGGTGACGTGCAAAATGTGATGCTCTCTAGCCATGTGCACATTATGTGCCtcatatgaaggaggaatagaatctCTCTTCAAACTCTTTAACACAATGATATGTGTAGAATTGCGCCCTAGACTCAATTACACTGTAGACTCAATGTGCGACCACCAAACCCATCTCCTAGTCTTTCTTGCATCCACTCCGTCCTAGAGTTCTGGACCCGCCGACTATTCCTAACATGGCATTGACCCACATTTCTATGGATTTCATAGAAAGGTTGCCTAAGTCCAAAGGCAAACCGGTGATAATGGtagtggtggacaaattcacgtaATGTGCTATCTTATTCCTTTATCTCATCCTTACACAGTACTGGCAATTGCTCAAGTATTCATGCATGACATTGTAAAATTATATGGAGTTCTGTTGGTGATCATTTGTGACAAAGATATTTTTTTCAAGCAAAATTTTGGAAAAGATTATCCAAGTCACTGACTGTCGATCGCAGATACAACTCTTCTTATTACCCTCACTCCCTCAGGCCAAACAAATAGGGTGAATCAGTGTCTTCAACCCTATGTAAGGTGCATGGTCTTCACATATCCAAATAAATTGGTGAAGGGGCTCTCTTTAGCTGAATGCAGTTACAATTCTATTTGATCCCCCTTTACAGGCATTATACatagggatttgctagttctcagacTAACTTCGTGCTCAGTCAAGTTTTACACCATTTGATTTGCATCTTGATTCGTGCTAGTCATGAGTTACGAAATGAGTTGCAACTAAAATTTATTGACATCATCTAACTGAGAACGAAATTAGTTCTCAAccgactgagaaatagtcacacccttaTACATACACCCGCCTCCTATATTTGAGTTGGCAATATCCGAGACTTTATGTaagcaaaaaaaaacatgatCAAGCCTCCGAAACAAAATTAGGACAAGCATAACTAAGAATGAAGAAACATGCTGAGCAAAACAGAGTGAAATGATATGGTATACCTGAGTGCAACCTCATCGAATGGCAACTTTTGGTTTAATATACCcgcaatttttttttggtttaATAGGTTTTCTCAAACTGCATAGCAAGTTTTATAAATGGCCCATTTAATGGTTTGCAGAAAGTGGGCAATGCAGCTTGCAAAATTCAGTTAGCATATGAAGTCACTGCTCATCATTTTCTTTCATGTAAGCCAACTCAAGAACCCACCTAGGGCCTAAAGCAATTCCCAGATCGGATCTACCTTTGGTTAGTCCTGATGGTATCATCAAGATAAGCCCATCACTGGTACTGGAAACCAGACAAATTCCTAGAAACAACTTACCTATGGTGCAGTGGCTCATTCAGTGGGAGAATGTAGCTCCAGAAGGGAGAACTGCTGACTTCATCAAGTTCACTATTCCAGATTTCCTCGGCTCCACTACTGAAGCTTGGTTGAGGGGGCAATGCCAGGATCCTTACTGAAGAAATTCGAAGCAGAAACTAAATGCTTCAGATATTCAACGGTTGTGATCATTTCTTTGACGGCTGTGAAACGATTTCGTTGCCGATACGTAGTGGGGATGTGGGATACTGGGATCTTGACTTCTAATAGGAGGAGACTCTCAAGTCTCACCGGGACGGGCTCTGCTAAATAGGGATCGAAGGAAGGACGACGTGGCGCGAGCGAGGCGAGTCCTCCAACAAGGTGAACAAGATTGGCGCCACCTACACCGCAGCCAAGGATCGGCATCCCAGTGAAGGAGACTCGCCACCGCGTCGAACTCTGAGTAGCACCACACTTCCGGCATGGTGGGCGCCGCCGATGCCACAGCGAAGGCAGAAGAGACTCATGGCCTCATTGGAGGCAAACCGTTGAGTAGGTACCCGGACCCGTGGTGCCAGtcgatgaggatgaggaggagacggAGGCAAGAAGGTGGTGGGGGTGGCTGCCGCGCGCCTTCTCGCCTTTCCTCCGGCCGGATCACGAGCCCATCCGTGCCGGCGTGCCGCTGACCTACCAACAGGTTCGAGTGGCCAGTCCCCTCCATGCAGTTCGATTGATTGATGCGCACAAATCAAATCTCTCATCGATCGGAATGGGATCGCATGACCGTGCAGTTCGCATCCTGTCTATCATGTTCAACATTTGCGGGCTTCTTAATTGATCCGTGTGTATGTCTTTTGTTAGGCCAAAGGTGCTGGGCCACTTGGAACGCTTAGATCGCGATCGCAAGATTGTGCAGAAAtgcctcgagtggtacaacactaTGCATCCGGTGATTTGTTCTTCCTTACTAAACTTTCCTGCCTAGCAATTTGGTATTGCAGTTTAGGACTATAGTTTCACCGCTTTGAATTAGACTCCACTAGAACAATCTTTACTGCTTACTGTTTTCACTTCCGATGGATGCTTCAGGCACCGTCTCCATACTCCATATTTTCCTAATACCTGAACGACCAGAGGAAGCACCGACTAAGAAAATTCAGTCGTTTGgtgcttttttgttttgttttccctGCCCTGTGCCAATATCTTTTTTTTCAGACCCAAAGCAATATATGCTCATTTTTCTATTATGTTCTTTTACCTTGTTATCTGTGTCAAATTCCTTTTCGTTCATAATAAAAGAAAAATGTACGCTTTTCCCCTGAACTTATTTTGCTTGGCTCATATTTTCCCCTGAAACTGCGAATAATGGTCCATTTGGGGTTAAATGGACCACTATTTGTAGTTTAGGGGGTTTAGTGAGCCAAATAAAACTTTGGGGGAAAACATGAAGCCTAGTGAAAAGTTTGGGAAGAAAAAGGGACTTTGGTTCTTGCAAAAACAAACCAATTACTTTTCTCACCTTATTACTACATGTACTAATTCCTTTTTCCTGATTGATTGGTGGATTAGTGTGATGAGTACGAACCTACTCCTGGTGCGGTGACTGAAGGAAGCAGACTTAACAGGGGCATGTGCTGGACTCATGGAAACTTTGTGGCACGTCGGAAGCTCTCTGGCTGCTTCTCCTTCATGCCCGCTCCTCGCACTCTCTTCTTTTTTGAGCTCAATCATAGAGGAAAGAATGTCAATGAAATCGTCACATGCACCCCTCTCTAGGTATGTATCTAATTGATCAGATCCTCTTTTGTCAGTGCACAGCAAGAGTACGATCTTCAAAGGCACATATGATTCACACATATTGCTTCCCTCTCCCTCGTTAAGAAGTACTTTCAAGCTGAATTTCGTACTCTATCCTCCATTGCTTATTTCATTATTTGACTTGAGGAGCCGAGGGAATGACAGAGTTTTGTTTCCTGTGTATTCAGATGAACCAATTACTGAAGCCTACAGTTTCCTTGGTTTCCATGTTGGGTGGGGTAGTCGTTGTCATGCATGTTGCATTCTTACATTAGTCTCTGACCTTGCTTCTCTGTGTATTTGTTCTTCAGCGGATTGCGTTTGCAAGACATGCTACCGTCAACATCCTTATGTGATGAGGACATGTGTATGTGAAGATAGCAAGGTGGAGCCTGTATGCGATATGTGCTATCCTCGCTTCGGTGTGATTCATCCAATCCAAGGAGGGTTCGCGTTGGGCTATAACACTAAACTTGAGCGTGACTTTTATCGCCCCAATCACTTTTTTGATAGAAAACAATCTTGAAAATTTATGACCCCTGACGCTTAACCACGCATGCTTCTAAGTAGAACTGTAGTATGTGGTTTGCCGGTTTGAAtgacttatgtgttatttatgtcgcTGTGCGTATGATTTATCAGGTCATCATTTCAGGGCAGTTAGTTTGAATTCGTGAACTTGGCTAACCATACATGTAGCTTATCGTGTATCAAGTCTGTTGTCGAACTGAAGTCGGATAATACCAATAATTCGTGAAAAGGTAAATACTGTTTGCATGTGGGGAAATATATATGGTTGTACGATTATAGACGAGCCATCGGATCAGAATTTATCAGTTTGTGGAGATGTCTTCTCCAACCTTCACACGGCTTCGCCTAGCCATCAACTCATCCACGAGCCTTCCAACATCACTGTGGGAAGATCCGCCGTTCTCCACCGCTCTCCGCGCCTCCACACAGAGACCTTTAGCCCTCTTTTGTATCGTGTCGCCTTCCTCAGTGCCGCCCATCAGTCTCCCGATGGATTCAGCAATTACCTCACCGGCAATCACCTCGTGGGCCTCCATAGCCGATGCGTAGTTCTTGGCGCCGACGCTGACTCCCACATTGAGCACCTCCACGACGAGCTTCTCGTTGTAGAACTGATCCGCGTAGCGTGGCCACGTGACCATCGGAACACCGGCGCTCACGGCCTCCAGAGTCGAGTTCCAACCACAATGCGTGACAAACCCGCCGAGGGCCGGGTGGTTGAGGATGAGCATCTGCGGTGCCCAGCCTCGGATGATGAAGCCGCGGTCGCCACGCGCCATCAGCTCGGCGAAGCCTTCAGGCATCCACTCTGAAGAGTCTGGGCCTGAGCGGGCAATCACCCACACGAAATTCTTGCCTGAGAGGCCGAGGCCGCGAGCAAGCTGGTGTAGCTCGGATGGTGCGAAACTGGTCATTGTGCCGAAGGAGACGTACACTACCGAGCCAGGCTGCTTGGTGTCTAGCCACCGGAGGCAGCTGTCTGCGTCTGGCGAGGGCGCGCTGGTGCCTCTTACAGCCATGTCCTTGCCGGCGAGTGCGACCGGCCCGACGAGCCACGCGCGGCGACCGAGCGTCCTCTGGTAGTGCTCGACGTAGTCTGGCTCCAGATCGCGGAAGCTATTAATCACCTCGCCGAAGCACTTCTGGTCCGCCGCGTCCAAGCTCTGGAACATTGCCCAGTGCTCCGGCCTCTTGGCCGGGTCCATCATTTGGCACCGCCTCAGCTCGACATGGTGCGGCAGCCCTGGCAGGGAAACGAGGGCGTCGGGGTCGTCGGGGGCACTCTCCGCCGGGTTGTTGCGCAGCATGCTGTCGCTGCAGGACCGCGCGaagatgctgctgccgaggaacgCCAGGCGCGGGACACCGTGCTCCGCTGCGGCGTCCGTGGACCAATCGAAGAAACTGTCCGACACGACGGCGTCTTGGCGGCCAAAGTCGGCCAAGAACCGATCGAAGGGCTCTCGGAGCTGTTTCACCGCTTGATAGAACTTGCCGCGCTCGCTCTGCGATGTAACGGCCATGGCGTTCTCGGCACCTGGCGGCAACCCGACGTCAGGGAAAGGCACGACGGAGATGTCGATGGCCGGACAGCCGGTGCCGCGGAGAGCTTCGTTGGCACGATCGACGGCCGAGCGGATGATGGCAGCGTTGACGGGCGTGGTGAGTATGGTGCACCTGACGCCGCGGGAGGCGAAGAGCGCGGCCATGTCGGCCATCGGAATGAGGTGGCCGGGGGCTAGGAACGGGAAGAAGAGGATGTGCAGCGGTGACTGCTGGTGCTGTTCATCTTTGGCAGCCATGGCTAGCTGCGTTACGACGCCGGTCAACTACGCCGCGGAGGAGGATCTGGAGAGTACAAACCAAACCAGATCCGCAACTTTCGgacttatcaagataaagaagagctGTATATAAGTCCGAATGTTTGGGGCTAACACTATCCTATCGAACCTTCCAGGAAGACAGCAGGTGAAGTTGTTTCTGAATTTGTGATCTCCGACTTGCCGTTCAAAATTTTGATACCTTCACTACCATTGGTAAAGTCCCTGTGGGTTGATGTGCCAACAAATCATCGCAAAGATGACTGAGTGAGAAAACGATCATCCAGTATTTAGACCCTGTGT contains:
- the LOC124668426 gene encoding anthocyanin 3'-O-beta-glucosyltransferase-like isoform X2 encodes the protein MAAKDEQHQQSPLHILFFPFLAPGHLIPMADMAALFASRGVSFFDWSTDAAAEHGVPRLAFLGSSIFARSCSDSMLRNNPAESAPDDPDALVSLPGLPHHVELRRCQMMDPAKRPEHWAMFQSLDAADQKCFGEVINSFRDLEPDYVEHYQRTLGRRAWLVGPVALAGKDMAVRGTSAPSPDADSCLRWLDTKQPGSVVYVSFGTMTSFAPSELHQLARGLGLSGKNFVWVIARSGPDSSEWMPEGFAELMARGDRGFIIRGWAPQMLILNHPALGGFVTHCGWNSTLEAVSAGVPMVTWPRYADQFYNEKLVVEVLNVGVSVGAKNYASAMEAHEVIAGEVIAESIGRLMGGTEEGDTIQKRAKGLCVEARRAVENGGSSHSDVGRLVDELMARRSRVKVGEDISTN
- the LOC124663164 gene encoding chorismate mutase 1, chloroplastic-like — protein: MELKAVSRTEALPAARHGAQGPSGVAFGSAGRKAPPRRPLLAATNNSVTPVARAEKQRVDQSEILTLDSIRNTLIRLEDSIIFGLLERAQYCYNADTYDSHSFHVDGFGGSLVEFMVTETEKLHAKVGRYKSPDEHPFFPEDLPEPLLPPIQYPTVLHPIADSININKEIWKMYFDEVLPRLVKEGSDGNSGSSALCDTTCLQALSKRIHYGKFVAEAKFQESPEDYRRAIIAQDGDQLMQLLTYETVERAIEHRVETKAKIFGQEVNIGAEAKGLPPVYKIRPSLVAGLYSNRIMPLTKDVQVAYLLRRLD
- the LOC124668426 gene encoding scopoletin glucosyltransferase-like isoform X1, with product MAAKDEQHQQSPLHILFFPFLAPGHLIPMADMAALFASRGVRCTILTTPVNAAIIRSAVDRANEALRGTGCPAIDISVVPFPDVGLPPGAENAMAVTSQSERGKFYQAVKQLREPFDRFLADFGRQDAVVSDSFFDWSTDAAAEHGVPRLAFLGSSIFARSCSDSMLRNNPAESAPDDPDALVSLPGLPHHVELRRCQMMDPAKRPEHWAMFQSLDAADQKCFGEVINSFRDLEPDYVEHYQRTLGRRAWLVGPVALAGKDMAVRGTSAPSPDADSCLRWLDTKQPGSVVYVSFGTMTSFAPSELHQLARGLGLSGKNFVWVIARSGPDSSEWMPEGFAELMARGDRGFIIRGWAPQMLILNHPALGGFVTHCGWNSTLEAVSAGVPMVTWPRYADQFYNEKLVVEVLNVGVSVGAKNYASAMEAHEVIAGEVIAESIGRLMGGTEEGDTIQKRAKGLCVEARRAVENGGSSHSDVGRLVDELMARRSRVKVGEDISTN